A stretch of Burkholderia sp. HI2500 DNA encodes these proteins:
- a CDS encoding LacI family DNA-binding transcriptional regulator, translating into MSSPPSRAGAPRARRGSGRSVLGDVAKLAGVSTATVSRVYNDPGKVSADVQQRVRDAARALNWIPNAAGRALASTRTHITGAIIPTLDDQVFASQVAGMQTVMAEHGITLFLGCSNYDPAQALGQVRAMLSRGVEAVSLVGEAYPPELFELLAMHRVPYVVTYAYRDDSPHCCIGFDNRAAFAQLTTHLLDLGHRDFAIIMQPSADNDRVQARLRGIHDTLAARGLAVRPVHQHEGAATIAFGRASLRAIADSDAATRPTAVICGNDALALGALLEAQALGIDVPAQLSITGFDDIALAREIQPPLTTMWVDTHAIGRQAAQALLDALENGATGPGHAVLPELRTRESAAAPAQVRAGRKK; encoded by the coding sequence ATGAGCTCGCCCCCATCCCGCGCCGGCGCGCCCCGCGCGCGCCGCGGCAGCGGCCGCTCCGTGCTCGGCGATGTCGCGAAGCTGGCCGGCGTGTCGACCGCGACCGTTTCGCGCGTGTACAACGATCCCGGCAAGGTGTCGGCCGACGTGCAGCAGCGCGTGCGCGACGCGGCGCGCGCACTGAACTGGATCCCGAATGCGGCGGGCCGTGCGCTCGCGTCCACGCGCACCCACATCACGGGCGCGATCATTCCGACGCTCGACGACCAGGTGTTCGCCTCGCAGGTCGCGGGCATGCAGACGGTCATGGCCGAGCACGGCATCACGCTGTTCCTTGGCTGCTCGAACTACGATCCCGCGCAGGCGCTGGGCCAGGTGCGCGCGATGCTGTCGCGCGGCGTGGAAGCCGTGTCGCTCGTCGGCGAAGCGTATCCGCCTGAATTGTTCGAACTGCTTGCGATGCACCGCGTGCCATACGTCGTCACCTATGCGTATCGCGACGACAGCCCGCACTGCTGCATCGGCTTCGACAACCGCGCGGCGTTCGCGCAGCTCACCACTCACCTGCTCGACCTCGGCCACCGCGATTTCGCGATCATCATGCAGCCGTCCGCCGACAACGACCGCGTGCAGGCGCGCCTGCGCGGCATTCACGACACGCTGGCCGCGCGCGGGCTCGCGGTGCGCCCCGTCCATCAGCACGAAGGCGCGGCCACGATCGCATTCGGGCGGGCGAGCCTGCGCGCGATCGCCGACAGCGACGCGGCCACGCGGCCGACGGCCGTGATCTGCGGCAACGACGCGCTCGCGCTGGGCGCATTGCTCGAGGCGCAGGCGCTCGGCATCGACGTGCCCGCGCAATTGTCGATCACCGGCTTCGACGACATCGCGCTCGCGCGCGAGATCCAGCCGCCGCTGACGACGATGTGGGTCGACACCCACGCGATCGGGCGCCAGGCCGCGCAGGCGTTGCTCGACGCACTCGAGAACGGTGCAACGGGGCCGGGTCATGCGGTGCTGCCGGAGTTGCGCACGCGGGAATCGGCTGCGGCGCCGGCGCAGGTTCGAGCAGGACGTAAAAAATGA